TGCTGGCGGAAGGCGCCGGAGCGTTGGCGGACCTCGATGTCGTCGACGGCGTCCAGTTCGCCCGCGTGGTAGCGGCGGATGGCGGTGGTGACGGGGCCGAGGTCGCGGCGCTGGGTGAGCGTCGCCGGAGCCAGAGACGGGGAGACGAGCGGGGTCAGGTCGGCGACGTCGGCGGTCCAGCCGGAGGCGAGGACGGCGCCGTCGCCCGTGACCACGGCGGTGAAGGGGCCGATCTTGGTGTCCACAGTGGACCAGAAGGCGGTGCTCACGAGAGGTTCTCCTCGGGGGCGAAGGTCTGCAGGTAGCGGGTGGCGTACGAGCTCCACGGCCGCCAGCCCCGGGCCGCGCCGGGCAGAGCGAGGCCGAGGGCTGCGGCGGAGCGGCGCACGGCGGGGTCGGTGGTGAG
The sequence above is a segment of the Amycolatopsis sp. 2-15 genome. Coding sequences within it:
- a CDS encoding methylated-DNA--[protein]-cysteine S-methyltransferase; the protein is MSTAFWSTVDTKIGPFTAVVTGDGAVLASGWTADVADLTPLVSPSLAPATLTQRRDLGPVTTAIRRYHAGELDAVDDIEVRQRSGAFRQHAWDMLRKVPPGRPVSYAEYATLSGSPTAVRAAASACACNAAALFVPCHRVVRTGGAVGNFRWGTDAKRWLLTHEAAA